Within the Gossypium raimondii isolate GPD5lz chromosome 12, ASM2569854v1, whole genome shotgun sequence genome, the region ttcaaGATTTAAAAAGACTGTCCAAAGAAAGAGctaaaccatttttatttccatTGGATGTTCAACTTTGCAACTTCATCCAAAGCCTCCAGTGAGTAAATGGAGCCATGTTTACAAGTTCTCCACTCAAAGGCACAAAACAGTGCGATGGATTTTTAACTTGTGTTGAGATTCCAACGCAGTGAAGGTGTGTGAATCCAAATGAAGCCATAAAATTATCAATCAACGATTCATTCAAACTTTGATTGTGACACTGCATAGGCACAAACCCGAAGGCTTTATATTTGAAGTTTGCCATTCCGAACCAGGCCTCGCATTTGGATCATACGAAAGGGTTTGATAATCATGGGCGCCCTCAACCGTGAACAGTAGAAGTTTCCCATCCAATATTCCAAACCGAAACCCTACACTTGTGCTCCCTGTCAGTGGAACCCAAACCCTTTTCCAGGAACCATCATTCGGGTCAAATATTGCCAACTTCCGTGGGTTCTTCCACTCCATGCAGAAAAGCTTCTTCTCCACCACGGCATGGGTGGTGACCATGACGCAACCACCATTCTTCATCTCACACCAGTTGCGGTTCTCGGGGTTGTACACATCCACAAATCTAGAGTTTCCAATTGTAAGACTTGACCTTCCGCACCATACGTAAAGTTTTCCATTCAATCCGCATGCAAAGCAACCCCACCGTGGTCGACGGAGACTTTCGATTAGAGTCCATTTATCTGTGTCAGGATCATACACCTCTACGGTGGAAAGGCTTTCACCTTCAACCCCATAGCCTCCGACAACATAAACCTTGCCATTTACCTCTGTGCAGGCGAAATCCGCACGAGCAACATTCAAGTCTGCTAGTCTGCTCCATCTGCAAACATAGAGATATGTCACGGATGATGATTAAACCTATCAAAAGGACGGCCTATCCTTTGCACCTTGAAGACTCATCCATATCTCAGAGaatttggttaaaaatattatcCTAAAAATGTGCTTTCccgaagaaaaaaaatatcaaactagGTTGACCCGttcttcaattttataatatattaactttaatatgaaaattaaaaagaatattatttaaatattaaaaatatgtttttctttttttttcaaatggtTATTTCCTAATTAACCAGTAAATAATAGAACAAACCTGTTGAGGCAAGAATCATATTGGTAAACATCAGGTGAGGCAGAAGCAATCCCGTCGATAACTGAATAGCCGGCTATGGCAAGAAGCTTTCCATTAACGACAGTTACCCCAAACCCTACTTTTGTAGGCCCTGGCATTAGTTGAAGAACTTGACGTTTATGTCCCAAACAATCCAAAACCTCCCACCGACTTTCTTTTCCGTCAGATTCCGTAGTTAAAACATAAAGCCATTCTTCAACCATACCCGCCATTGTTCGCTCTCTCAAGAATTCTTTACTTTCAATGAACGACCTCCACCTCTTGCATACACCGCCCATGGAAGGGAAGCTCGAACGAGGAACAAGAGCCAAGCAATACTTAGCCACATCATCTGGAAGCCCCGGAAGCAACGGGATGGCTTCAAATTTATCACCCTCATTAACTTTTGAATGAATCCATTTATCTTGGTCAA harbors:
- the LOC105764337 gene encoding F-box/kelch-repeat protein At1g67480; this encodes MPAFERGKKRNKGSIECLTSLVDQDKWIHSKVNEGDKFEAIPLLPGLPDDVAKYCLALVPRSSFPSMGGVCKRWRSFIESKEFLRERTMAGMVEEWLYVLTTESDGKESRWEVLDCLGHKRQVLQLMPGPTKVGFGVTVVNGKLLAIAGYSVIDGIASASPDVYQYDSCLNRWSRLADLNVARADFACTEVNGKVYVVGGYGVEGESLSTVEVYDPDTDKWTLIESLRRPRWGCFACGLNGKLYVWCGRSSLTIGNSRFVDVYNPENRNWCEMKNGGCVMVTTHAVVEKKLFCMEWKNPRKLAIFDPNDGSWKRVWVPLTGSTSVGFRFGILDGKLLLFTVEGAHDYQTLSYDPNARPGSEWQTSNIKPSGLCLCSVTIKV